The genomic DNA TTCGCACTTGCGGTTGGCGCTCTTGAATGCGCTGGGCAATCCACAGTGTGCGTTCGATGTTCCACAAATAACACGTAAAGCCGATCATCCATGGGCGGCGGCTGAGAATAGCTTCCACCAGGCCTTGGTCGCCCAGTGTGTTCGCTTCCGCCGTGGGCAGCAAATCGATTTCGTAGTTCGATTCCAGCCCACGCCGCCGAGCATACATTTTCAAATAACCGGCCGCCAACGGCACATTGCCGCGAATCGGCTCCGGCCCGACCGGCGGAATGGGAAGCTGCACCAGGAGAATCGAACGCTTGGTCATTTTGAGAGGAACGAATTAGCCGCAAATGAACGGGAATGAACGCAAATCAAAAGAGCAAGCAGTGACCACAGATAAACACGGATGCACGTAGATCGAGAACAGAGATGTTTTAATCCTACACGAAATTAATTCGTCGGTAACAAATCGTTGATCTGTGTCCATCTGTGGCTACATTTTGTCGTGCTGAATTCGCGTTTATTTGCGTTCATTCGCGGCTGACGTTTGCCGTTTCAGTTGTCGCCAAAAATCGGCCAGGTCGGGCGGCAGCGCAGCCTGAAAGCGCAACCGTTTGCCCGTCACCGGATGCACAAACCCCAACTCAGCTGCATGGAGTGCCAGGCGCGGTGCGCCGCTGACATCTTCGCTGATCTTGCCGAATTTCGATTGGCGATAAACTTTTTCGCCGCAGACAGGGTGCCCCTGCTCCGAGAGGTGAATGCGAATTTGGTGCGTGCGACCAGTTTCCAAACGGCATTGAATCAGGGTGTAGGCGGCTTTCTCGCCCCGACACTCTCCCGGTAGGAGCGTGGGATGTTCCAGCGGCTGAACGTGCGTCACGGCCACCTTGCCCACGTTAGATTCCTCGGTGCTGCCGCGGCGGCCATCGCCCCGATCGCGCACTAAGTGGCTGCTAATGGTTTGGGCCTTGGCCACGCCTTCGACAATCGCCAAATAGCGCCGCTGAGTGGTGTGCTGGCGAAATTGCTGCGCCAGAATGCGCTCCGCGGCATGGGTGCGGGCAAACACAACCAGCCCGCTGGTGTCGCGATCGATGCGATGCACGGCCCGCACCGGCGGAGGCACGCCGCGCTTGCCGCGCCGGCCTTCGATCTGCGTGATGATTTGCGGCAATAATTCGTCCAGCGTAGGTTGAATTTGGCGACGCCGCTTGGCCCACTGCTGTTCTTCACGATGGCGGTTTGTGGTCATGCCCGAGGGTTTTTCCACGACGACAACGTGCGCATCAAGATATTGCACTTTCACATCGTCTGGCCGTGGTGGGGCGGCGGTTGGCTGCGAAAGGAGCTTGACCACTTCGTCGGATTTCAATCGCCGGCCGGCATCTACGCACAAATTTCCGCTGACCATGATCCGGCGAGATTCAATTACTTTTCGCACTTGTGACCACGACAGTTTCGGCAACCAGTGGCGCAAGGCGGCCCCCAGAGTTTGGTTTTCCAACTCCGGCGTGAGATGAAAAAGCTGCGCGGCAGATTTCGGTTGGGTGCGTCCCATGACGGCCGGTGCGGAAGGAACGTAACGCGCCGCTGGGCGAAATGCTTGGCGGCAAGTGAATTTATCATTCTAACCGCTGCCGGGCTGGTTGTATTCAGGCAGCACGCAGCGGCGGCATTGGTCTATGCGGTTCTTTAGTTCACGGCGATAAGCTGTGCGGATTACAGGCCCCAATTGACGCATTTCGCTACAATTGATAGCATGAAGCGCTTGCCACGTGGAGTGTTTCCACCGTGGCACAAGTCATTACTTGAACCGCCCGAATGCCCAACGCCGGACGCGGAACGTAGATCGTTCCGACTGGATTTTCCAGCCAGAGCCGGTGTGCCACGCCACAGGAGAACGGTTTGTCTACGGTCACTGCTAAACCCAATGTTTCAGCCAAGGAGTTGGTTGAAGCCGGAGTTCACTTCGGCCATCGAGCCAGCCGTTGGAACCCCAAAATGCGGCCCTACATTTACGGCCGCCGAAATCTGATTCACATTATTGACGTCAAGGAAACCATCCGCGGATTGTTGCGGGCGAAAAAATATCTGAAGCAGGTTTCCGCAGGCGGCAGCCTGATTTTATTCGTGGGCACCAAGCGCCAGGCTTCGGAGCCCATTGAGCGCGAAGCCGTGCGTTGCAACCAACCCCGGGTCAGCGATCGCTGGCTGGGAGGCACGCTCACCAACTTCCGCACCATCCGCAATCGGCTGAGCCGGTTGGAAGAGCTGGAAGGGCTGATTAAATCGGAGCAGTTCGACACGTACTCCAAGAAAATGCAATCGGCGCTGAAGCGCGAGTTTCGGAAAATGTTCCGCAACTTAAACGGCATGCGGACCATGAATCGCTTGCCCGAATGCATG from Pirellulales bacterium includes the following:
- a CDS encoding RluA family pseudouridine synthase produces the protein MGRTQPKSAAQLFHLTPELENQTLGAALRHWLPKLSWSQVRKVIESRRIMVSGNLCVDAGRRLKSDEVVKLLSQPTAAPPRPDDVKVQYLDAHVVVVEKPSGMTTNRHREEQQWAKRRRQIQPTLDELLPQIITQIEGRRGKRGVPPPVRAVHRIDRDTSGLVVFARTHAAERILAQQFRQHTTQRRYLAIVEGVAKAQTISSHLVRDRGDGRRGSTEESNVGKVAVTHVQPLEHPTLLPGECRGEKAAYTLIQCRLETGRTHQIRIHLSEQGHPVCGEKVYRQSKFGKISEDVSGAPRLALHAAELGFVHPVTGKRLRFQAALPPDLADFWRQLKRQTSAANERK
- the rpsB gene encoding 30S ribosomal protein S2; translated protein: MSTVTAKPNVSAKELVEAGVHFGHRASRWNPKMRPYIYGRRNLIHIIDVKETIRGLLRAKKYLKQVSAGGSLILFVGTKRQASEPIEREAVRCNQPRVSDRWLGGTLTNFRTIRNRLSRLEELEGLIKSEQFDTYSKKMQSALKREFRKMFRNLNGMRTMNRLPECMVIIDPKKEHNAVREANKLGITTLALIDTDCDPDKIDLPIPGNDDSIRSIEIVLQQLADAVLEGKTAAATQKQQKQEGMMAAASVGGSEPEEE